Part of the Sphingorhabdus pulchriflava genome is shown below.
ATGATCACGATCACCGATGCCCAGGGCAACGCGATCAGCTGGTCATCGGCAGGCACGATGGGCTTCAAAGGCAGCCGTAAGTCGACACCTTATGCGGCACAGGTTGCTGCAGAAGACGCCGGCAAGAAGGCAGCGGAACATGGCGTCCGCACGCTTGAAGTCGAAGTGAAGGGTCCGGGCTCGGGCCGTGAGAGCGCCTTGCGCGCCTTGCAGGCCGTCGGCTTCACCATCACTTCGATCCGCGACGTGACTCCGATCCCGCACAATGGCGTGCGTCCGTCGAAGCGTCGCCGCGTCTGAAGCCGTTTCAAAGGGGCGAGCCATCCGGCTCGCATCCTTAATTTTCAAGGCGGTTCGGTAAGGTGCACCAATGAACCGATCCCGCCCAACCTAGGGGAAATCCATGTCCGTCAACATGAAGAACTGGCAGGAACTGAAAAAGCCCATGGGCCTCGAAGTGAAGCCTGCTGGCGACGCACGTCGCAAGGCAACCTTCGTCGCCGAACCGCTCGAGCGTGGTTTTGGCCTGACGCTCGGCAACGCGCTGCGTCGCGTGCTCTTGTCATCGCTGCAGGGCGCAGCGATCACCTCGATCAAGATCGAAAATGTCCTTCACGAATTCTCATCGCTTGCCGGTGTGCGTGAAGACGTCACCGACATCGTTCTGAACATCAAACAGGTTGCCCTGAAGATGGAAGGCGAAGGTCCGAAGCGCATGCAGCTTTCGGCTACTGGCCCTGCGACCGTCAAGGCAGGCGACATCGCTGTGACCGGTGACATTCAGGTGATGAACCCTGAACTGATCATCTGTCACCTCGACGATGGTGCGACGCTGAACATGGAAATCACCGCCGACACCGGTAAGGGTTATGTTCCCGCAGTTGCCAACCGTCCGGCAGATGCGCCCATCGGTCTTATCCCGGTCGACTCGCTCTACTCACCGGTTCGCCAAGTCGCTTACAAGGTTGACAATGCACGTATCGGCCAGGAACTGGACTTCGATAAGCTGAACCTGACCGTTGAAACCGATGGCACGGTCACCCCGGAAGATGCCGTTGCTTACGCTGCACGCATCCTTCAGGACCAGTTGCAGGTATTCGTCCACTTTGAAGAGTCGATGGCTGCTTCGTCGCCGATGATCGGTCTTGCTGCGGCACCGGCCTCAAGCGAGGAATCGGACGCCAACCAGCTCAACCGCTACCTTCTCAAGAAGGTTGACGAGTTGGAGCTGTCGGTCCGTTCGGCCAACTGCCTAAAGAACGACAACATCATCTATATCGGCGACCTCGTTCAAAAGAGCGAAGCCGAGATGCTGCGTACGCCGAACTTCGGCCGCAAGTCGCTCAACGAAATCAAGGAAGTCCTCAGCTCGATGGGCCTGCGCCTCGGCATGGACATCCCCGGCTGGCCGCCTGAAAATATCGAAGAAATGGCCAAAAAGCTCGAACAAGAGCTGCTGGGCTAAACCGAATAGCCCTCTCCCCTTCCGGGGGAGAGGACAGTCAGGCTTGCGAACTTGTTCGCTAGCCGAACTTGGAGAGGGGCCCCTCTCCGCTGCGACTAAGGCCTGCTTGCGCAGGCCAAGTCTCACAGCTCTCCCCTGAAGGAGAGAGAAAAGAATGGGCAACCGGCAGCGGCCCTGATTGCTGCCTGGACTGGGGTACCTTGCACGGCCCCCTTACGAACGAAGGACAAAATCATGCGCCATAAAATGGGCCAACGTAAATTGAACCGCACCGGCAGTCATCGTATCGCGATGCTGCGCAATATGGCGGCTTCGCTGATCAAGCACGAACAGATCACCACCGGCGTTGCAAAGGCGAAGGAACTTCGCCCCTATGTCGAAAAGCTGATCACGCTTGCCAAGAAGGGCGGCCTTTCCAACCGTCGTCTGGCGCAGAGCCGCTTGATGGACGACGCCCAGCTCGCCAAGCTGTTCGACGTGCTTGCTACGCGCTATGCCGACCGCAACGGCGGTTATACCCGCATCATCAAGGCTGGTTACCGTGCGTCGGACGCATCGCCGATGGCAATCATCGAACTGGTCGATCGCGACACCAGCGCCAAGGGCCAGGATTCGGGCCCGGTTGACGTAGATATGGATGAAGCGGCCTAAGCCATTCGTTTATACGGATTTCAAAAAGGCGGTGCCCCGAAGGGTGCCGCCTTTTTCATGTGCGCCATAGAGCGCGATAAAGACCTGCAGGCTGCACCGGATCGTCGGCATCAGTGACACAAAAGAATTCGATGCCATCTTCAACGCGCTTCGCAACAATGCCCTCAATCTTGACCGAAGGCTCGACAAATTCCACCGCAATGACATTCAGTTCGTGGTCGAGCAAAACGACGCCTGCACCGGCCAACGCGCCGTCGGCATAGCTGTTGTCGGTTGCCTCAGCGACTGCTGACAACAAGAAGCAGCCATCCTCCAGCTGACACGCATCGGTCGCCGTAAGCGGTACACCCTGAATATCTGGAAAATCCAGTTCGCGCGCTAGACGCACCTTTGCGGCGCTTCCGGAAAGCGTCGCCACCACGGACGTTTCGATCACCTGCGTTGCAGGCGCAGCCATATTACCCCGGTTGAACAGCAACAATCGATCGCCATCTATCACGCCGCCTTCAAGATTAACCTCCGGAACCAGCATTGAGATCGCTGCAATAAGTGGCGTCAGATCCAGCAGGATCGTGGGTGACGGCTTGTAGA
Proteins encoded:
- the rpsK gene encoding 30S ribosomal protein S11, with product MAREPQRLRRRERKNISAGVAHVNASFNNTMITITDAQGNAISWSSAGTMGFKGSRKSTPYAAQVAAEDAGKKAAEHGVRTLEVEVKGPGSGRESALRALQAVGFTITSIRDVTPIPHNGVRPSKRRRV
- a CDS encoding DNA-directed RNA polymerase subunit alpha; amino-acid sequence: MSVNMKNWQELKKPMGLEVKPAGDARRKATFVAEPLERGFGLTLGNALRRVLLSSLQGAAITSIKIENVLHEFSSLAGVREDVTDIVLNIKQVALKMEGEGPKRMQLSATGPATVKAGDIAVTGDIQVMNPELIICHLDDGATLNMEITADTGKGYVPAVANRPADAPIGLIPVDSLYSPVRQVAYKVDNARIGQELDFDKLNLTVETDGTVTPEDAVAYAARILQDQLQVFVHFEESMAASSPMIGLAAAPASSEESDANQLNRYLLKKVDELELSVRSANCLKNDNIIYIGDLVQKSEAEMLRTPNFGRKSLNEIKEVLSSMGLRLGMDIPGWPPENIEEMAKKLEQELLG
- the rplQ gene encoding 50S ribosomal protein L17; its protein translation is MRHKMGQRKLNRTGSHRIAMLRNMAASLIKHEQITTGVAKAKELRPYVEKLITLAKKGGLSNRRLAQSRLMDDAQLAKLFDVLATRYADRNGGYTRIIKAGYRASDASPMAIIELVDRDTSAKGQDSGPVDVDMDEAA
- a CDS encoding DUF6929 family protein, whose product is MKLDFIRPLNVEAPLASGRSFLSAASGMVRFGNRIFVVADDDVHLATFNGSDAGRLIGLLPDALPHDAKARKKAKPDFEILLALDGNRLLALGSGSTERRMRGVIVDVYKPSPTILLDLTPLIAAISMLVPEVNLEGGVIDGDRLLLFNRGNMAAPATQVIETSVVATLSGSAAKVRLARELDFPDIQGVPLTATDACQLEDGCFLLSAVAEATDNSYADGALAGAGVVLLDHELNVIAVEFVEPSVKIEGIVAKRVEDGIEFFCVTDADDPVQPAGLYRALWRT